From Mustelus asterias chromosome 19, sMusAst1.hap1.1, whole genome shotgun sequence, one genomic window encodes:
- the ncaph2 gene encoding condensin-2 complex subunit H2 has product MEDLESRFTHLLQPIRELTKNWEIDVAAQLGEYLEELDQICISFDDGKTTMNFAEAALLIQGSACIYSRKVEYLHSLVYQALDLISNKKRNQKASSVRDDGTDSDVSLANDKTDWEFLSLDDIECPSKNNIDLQKDHSSNVVTIIPLTPMALVPLEEIEKKNNPLFSRRGEILGSRKDFRMNTCTPHATGAFMLELANVSPMSYLNRQQQDNAEHNRNGRQSFPEDMGMENSDCQAPVPVLNFLDEGGPTGGDGDDDGDADGGFFPPLVEGEVVQEHITHQKAVGEDRGYMLRQRGPTVPDRVHSKEVLDPWRSLDPFEATEDKPFKKGKHFVIPSCVDVTGNKRKRKTCMKLKEFGKWFSAIYYSGWSDVKNRRKGPTFADMEVLYWQHMKERLGAQRKHQQRMIALRGREIEELEIEAGNMEEELNDLQERAEDHLDNDGVEDDYDINLDQEVDAAQENHRTPDLEPPGDAGCLSYEELVRRNVELFIANSQQYAQETALSLRVRDWEEKIGPRLEEQDERTAFDIHDYGVRIMDAFECIKQRHSFASIVAGKEAFEVCRYMLATLQLANDYTVDIWQKDGLYESVDTMELTLLSKLRAHDRFQTYMAPSISNK; this is encoded by the exons ATGGAGGACCTTGAGTCACGATTCACTCATCTCCTTCAGCCTATTAGAGAGTTGACGAAGAACTGGGAGATTGATGTGGCAGCTCAGTTGGGGGAATATCTGGAAGAG ttGGACCAGATCTGCATTTCCTTTGACGATGGGAAGACGACAATGAACTTTGCAGAAGCTGCACTTTTGATCCAAGGCTCGGCGTGTATTTACAGCAGGAAG GTGGAATATCTGCATTCTCTGGTGTACCAGGCACTGGACTTGATCTCCAACAAAAA GCGGAATCAAAAGGCTTCATCTGTTAGGGATGATGGTACAGATAGTGACGTGTCTTTGGCTAATGACAAGACTGATTGGGAA TTTTTGTCTCTTGATGATATTGAGTGTCCATCAAAAAACAACATTGATTTACAGAAGGATCACAGTTCAAAT GTTGTGACTATTATCCCACTAACGCCGATGGCACTGGTACCACTAGAAGAAATTGAGAAAAAGAACAATCCACTCTTCAG CCGAAGAGGAGAGATTCTTGGTAGCCGCAAGGATTTTCGAATGAATACGTGTACCCCTCACGCCACAGGTGCCTTCATGTTGGAACTGGCCAATGTGTCACCAATGAGCTATCTGAACAGGCAACAGCAGGACAATGCAGAGCACAACAGAAACG GCCGACAGAGTTTTCCAGAAGACATGGGGATGGAGAACAGTGACTGTCAGGCTCCTGTTCCAGTACTGAACTTTTTGGATGAAGGGG GTCCCACAGGAGGTGATGGTGATGACGACGGTGATGCCGATGGTGGTTTCTTTCCACCTTTGGTAGAGGGCGAGGTGGTTCAGGAACATATTACacatcagaag GCTGTTGGTGAAGATCGAGGTTACATGCTGCGTCAGAGGGGGCCAACAGTGCCTGACAGGGTGCACAGCAAG GAAGTGCTCGACCCTTGGAGGAGCCTGGATCCTTTTGAAGCCACAGAAGACAAGCCATTCAAGAAAG GAAAGCATTTTGTCATCCCATCGTGTGTCGATGTCACAGGAAACAAGCGGAAACGGAAAACCTGTATGAAATTGAAAGAATTTGGGAAGTGGTTCTCTGCAATAT ATTACAGTGGATGGAGTGATGTGAAGAACAGGAGAAAGGGCCCAACATTTGCAg ATATGGAGGTTCTGTACTGGCAGCACATGAAGGAAAGACTCGGAGCACAGAGGAAACATCAGCAAAGGATG ATTGCTCTGCGTGGGCGGGAAATAGAGGAGTTGGAGATAGAAGCTGGAAACATGGAAGAAGAATTAAATGACTTGCAGGAGAGAGCTGAAGACCATCTGGATAATGATGGAGTGGAAG aTGATTATGACATTAATTTGGATCAAGAAGTTGATGCAGCTCAGGAGAACCACAGGACCCCAGATCTGG AACCTCCTGGAGATGCTGGATGCCTGAGTTATGAGGAGCTTGTTAGAAGGAATGTG GAGCTGTTTATTGCTAACTCCCAGCAGTACGCTCAGGAGACAGCTCTCTCCCTCCGTGTGAGGGACTGGGAGGAGAAGATTGGTCCAAGGCTGGAAGAACAG GATGAGCGAACAGCCTTTGACATCCACGATTATGGGGTTAGAATCATGGATGCATTTGAGTGCATCAAACAGAGGCATTCATTCGCGAGCATTGTGGCTGGAAAGGAGGCATTCGAAGTGTGTCGATACATGTTGGCCACACTACAGCTG GCCAATGACTACACCGTGGACATTTGGCAGAAAGATGGGCTGTACGAATCGGTTGACACGATGGAACTCACCCTTTTGAGTAAACTGAGAGCTCACGATCGGTTCCAGACATACATGGCTCCATCAATCTCCAATAAATAA